From the genome of Desertifilum tharense IPPAS B-1220:
AGCGGATCGCACAATTCTACCAGGCGTTGGGGAGGGTTGTAGAGCATTCCCCCTTTATCAGAGGGACTGATGATAAAGACGCCCATATCGTGGCGTTTGGCGGCTTCAATGGCTGGCCAGTTGGTTTGATTGATGTAGTACCAATGCAGGTTAACGTAGTCAAATTGGTCGGTTTCAATGGCTTGGATGATGATATCGGTGGGGCCATGCGTTGAGAAACCGATAAAGCGGATTTTACCTTGGTTTTGGAGTTGACGCGCAATATCCAAACATCCGCCGGGACGGATGGTATGATGCAGGTTTTCCAGGGTGTTAATGCCGTGGATGCCTAAAAGGTCGATGGAGTCTAGCCGAAGATTGGCGAGGGATTTTTCTAAGTTGCGGCGAAATTCTTTAGGATCGGCGTTGGGGCCGACTTTGGTTTGAACAATCAGGCGATCGCGCTGGTGTTTGGGTAAAATACTCCCCAGTTGGATTTCTGAGGTACCATACCCTCTAGCGGTTTCGATGTGGTTGATTCCAACTGAGAGCGATCGCGCAATGGTCTTTTCTAGGTTTTGCTGACTGTCGCGAGGAATGCGCCAACGCGGGGTATCTTGCCTTTTGTACTGATACCGCATTCCCCCACAGGAAAAAACTGGCATTGATAATTCGGTACGCCCAAATCTTCGATACTGCATGGTTGGCTTAATGTTGCTCGTTCCTTACATATCTTAGAACTGTTGCCCTCGAAGCGGGGACGGTGAGTTTAAAATGAGATATCTCGGAACTTACGCACCTGAGTCAGTAACCAGAAATTGGGTTTCTTCGCGTAAGCTGTTGACAGGTTGGGTGGATCGAGTTGCGTCTGGAATTCTAGTGTATTGCTAGCCTGTTCTTCCTCAGCGATCGGTTGAATGAATAAATTACCAAAATTTAGAAATCTCTTGATTTCTCGGTTATCGCGTCAATTGGCGCTTTGGATCTTTGCGAGCATTATTTCAATTGAAGCCATTATTTTAGTTCCGTCTTATGCTCGTCGCGAACGCGAGTTACTGGCAAAAACGGAAAGTATTGCTCAAATTTTGGTAGAGTCTATTATTGCGTTAAAGCAGCAAAATATCTCTGAAGAGATGTTGCTTCAGCAAATTGAGCAATTGAAGGATAGAACAGAGATTGTTGGGATTGCAATTTATGGGGGAAATTATCGGTTAGTGATGGTGGTGGGGGAACCTCCAACGATCGCGATCGCCGATCTGCCAAACCAGGATATTGTTCGCTTTCGGGAGGGCGATCGCTATGATATCGCTTGGTCTGCAATGGTTCTCAATCAACCTTATACGCTGGTTGTTCGTAACGATATTCGTCCAGTTTATCGAGAACTTTATGCGTTTACTGGACGCATTTTTATTTTAGTGATTATTATTTCAGTATTTGTGACTGGCGTGATGATGTTGGTCTTAGTCAAAGCTGTCATTTATCCAATTTTAAGTTTGAGAAATGATTTGATTGCGGCTGGCGAATCGCTAGATAGAGAAAATAAAATGACACAATTTTATGCTGTTTCTTCGCGGCATAATAACGAATTAGATGACGTAATGGCAGCCTTTAATCAAACCTTTGAGCGGGTGAATCGAGAAATTCAGCAACGCCAACAAGCAGAAGCCGTGCTGAGGTTAGAACAGGAAAAATCGGAGAAATTATTACTCAATATTTTACCCGAAATGATTGCCATCCAGCTTAAACAAGGTCAGAATAAGATTGCCAAAGGGTTTACAGAAGCAACTATTCTATTCGCCGATATCGTGGGGTTTACACCCTTGTCTGCGCGGTATTCTCCTGAAGTATTAGTTGAATTATTAAATGATATTTTTTCAGAGTTTGACCAGTTAACCGAACAGCATGGATTAGAAAAGATTAAAACGATTGGAGATGCCTATATGGTAGTAGGAGGAATTCCCAACCCTAGACCTGATTGTGCAGCCGCGATCGCAAACTTCGCCCTAGATATGCAAGTTAAAATTCAACAAGTGAGCGATCGCTGTGGCGAACCTCTAAAGCTACGAATTGGGATTAATACCGGCCCCGTCGTCGCAGGGGTGATTGGTACCAAAAAGTTCAGTTACGATCTATGGGGGGATGCGGTCAATACAGCCAGCCGCATGGAATCCCAAGGAATACCCGGTTCCATCCAAGTCACAGAAACGACGTATAAACGTTTGTGCGATCGCTATAGCCTCGTTCAACGCGGTTCCATCCCCATTAAAGGGAAAGGAATGATGACCACCTATTTACTCATCGGTAAAAAGCCAACTCACGATTTGTAATTGGTTAATTTATGCAGTTTTTCAGACTCGTCTAAACTGCGTTCCATCCCCTCTAGGGTCAAATTCTTGACGTAGTTAATCTTAATCTCTTCGAGCAGATCGATTAACAGCGATTGAATTTCGTTTTGGTGTTGGGGTTTTTCCAGTTCTCCTTCTAACGCCTTCCCAAAATTCTTCGCCAACCGACGGTTGAGTTCCGCCAGTTCTGGATCTTCTAAACCCGCCGTCAGTATTTGGTAGATGGTTTGATATAAATTTTTGGCTAAATTTTCGGCGAGTTGTTGGGGAAGGTGACTCACGCCGGGGACATTTTGCAACTGTTGATAGGCGGGAGACTGGATCAAGGTGGTGCGGATGCTGTGTTGGATCAGCGCCTCCACATCCGGTTGAATTTGGGGAAAAACATTATAGACGCTGAGGTTGACTAAGCGAGTGGCGATCGCGCTGACTTCATTGGTATTGTTGATATTGACATAAGGACGCCGGGTTTCGGGATGCAACAGCCAGCGCAACAAGTCGCCGCGACGAATAGAACTCTGCATCTGATCGATCATCTGTACGCCAACCACTTCGGTTAACTCTTGAGCAAAACCCACCGCAATATCGTGGTTAAACTGCATTCGCACCGACTCAAGATTCACCAAACCCGACTGATGGAAGCGGATCGCCATTGGCAGAACTCGCAAACCGCGCCACACTGGAAACAGCAGGGGTAAATCGTACCAACGTCGCGCCATTGCATCAAACCAGCTTAAGTGCGATCGCGTTCGACTCAGGTAAAACGTCCGACTCAGGAATTCTAAAGCAAACAGAATCACAAACGGCAGGTCAATCTGCCAAAAGCGATCGATAAAATGACCGTTAATATCCAATCCTCGATAGTAGTTTGTCTCAATCAGGGGTCGAATATCCGCCTCAAAAAAATTAATCTCCGACTCCCAACCCATTGCTTGCAGGTGTTCCTGACTCCAGAAGCGATCGAAAGCGACATGTGCGGATCGTTCGTGGGTGCGATCGCGCAGCGCATTCTTCATCTTTTCTAAAGCACCGCTCTTACTCGCCAGCGCAAACGGATTATCCTCAATTAAATGATGGCTCAGATCGCGCAACTGTTCTAAATAGACTTCAGTTTCCCCAGAAACAACACCCGTTAGCAAGACCTGTTGTTCAAGGCGATCGACCTGTTGTAGATAGTATTGCGTCTCGCGATGGGGTTCAATTCCCTTGTAAGGATCGTAGAACTGCACGATCTGGGGAAACTCGTGCAAATAGAAGTCGCGCCACGGGATATAGCTTAAATCAAAGAGAACTAGGATAAAGTTAAGCGCCACAATAATCGCAATCAGTCGTTCAAACCAGCGATTGCGACGAACGGGAGTAACAGGGATGGGGGATGAGTTCATCGGAGTCTCTACAAAGCTACATCAATAGCCAACGGTCGAAGGTTGGGCGTCGGTGGGAATGAGTTTATACTCGTAGGTGAGATTCAACATACAACGATTCTATCTATGACTGTCTGGATCGATGTATATACGTTGATTCAAAGTCCTCACTGAAGATATCCGACCCAAAAGTCCCCCTAGAAGGGCTATCCATTACTCAGATCTTTTTAACATTTGGGAGCGCGATCGCTCTCCCGCTATCAAATAATGAGCAAGAACCTAAAAACTCAAATCCCCCAAGCCTTTCAGTTTGGGGGATGTTCGCGTTAACGACTCAGTTGTTCTTGTAAATCGGGCTGGTAGCGGATATTGGCTTGTTTGAGGCGGTTTAAGGCTTCTTGGAGGCGATCGCACTCTGCAATTAAACTCACGCGCACGTAGCCCTCTCCGGCGACGCCAAAGGCATTTCCGGGGGTGAATACCACCCCAGTCTTTTGCAGCACATCTAGGGCAAAATCGGTTGAACCCATCCCCACAGGACAGGGTACCCATAGATACATGGTGGCCTTGGTTTTCGGGACTGTCCACCCCAATTCGGCGAAACCGTTAATCAAGAAATCTCGCCGGGTGCGGTAGCGGTCTTGCACCTCTTTGAGATAATGGTCGGGGAGTTGCAACGCGGTTTCAGCCGCCGCTTGTAAAGCTGCAAAAATCCCGTAATCTAAGTTGGTTTTCAGCGTCCGCAAGCCTTGAATAATATGGCGGTTGCCCACCACAAACCCGACGCGCCAACCTGCCATATTATAGGTTTTGGACATGGTGTGAAATTCCACGCCAATCTCTTTCGCGCCGGGAATTTCGAGCAAGCTGGTGGGTTTATAGCCATCAAAGGCTAATTCAGCATAGGCTTGGTCATGGACTAGCAAGATATCGTAGCGACGGGCAAACGCTACAATCTCCTCAAAGAATTCCCTGGGTGCAGTGGCTCCCGTAGGGTTGCTAGGATAGTTGAAATAAAGGACTTTGGCTTTACGCGCCACTTCATCAGGAATCGCCCCTAGATCGATCAGCCAGTCATTCTCCGGCTTCAGGATCATCGAGTGTACCACCCCTCCCGCGATCGCCGGGCCGCGAAAATGGGCCGGATAGGCAGGAGTGGGGACTAAAACAATATCGCCCGGATTAATATAAGCCAGCGCTAGGTGGGTTAACCCTTCTTTTGAACCCAACAGGGGTAAGGCTTCGCTATCTGGATCGAGACTCACCCCGTAGCGGCGATGATACCATTGGGTAATGGCGCGGCGAAAATTAGCCGTTCCTTCAAAGGGTGGATAGCCGTGGTTTGCCGGATTTTGCAAGGCTGCGATCGCCGATTCGACCACAGGCTGCGGTGTCGGGCCGTCGGGGTTGCCCATCCCCAAGTCAATTAAGTCTAACCCTTGTTCTCGCGCGCGGGCTTTGAGTTCGTCGAGGCGAGCAAATACATAGGGGGGAAGAGAACGCAATCGATCGGCAGGGTGAATCCAATCTAGGGTCATTTATTCTTTAGTCCTTTGTCCTTAGCCATCTGTCCTTTGTCTGCGGTTATTCGCGGGGTTGCTGACGACGAATGACTCATGACAAACGACGAGGTTGATACCATCGCAGCCATTAATTGTTCAGGTACAACCTTAAATGGTAGCCGATGAATGTCCGAGTTTGTAGCACAGGCAACTTCGGCAGCTTGGCGTAACTCGGCTAAGGTAATGTGGGCTAAACCTAGGTCTTCGAGGGTTTTAGGCAAGCCGATTTCGTCATAAAACTTTAGAAGCTGTTGGCGGGCGGTGACAGCCAGTTGATTGCCCTGTACCATTTCTTCTAGGCGCAGTTGTACGAGGATGCCATAGGCGACTTTTTCGCCATGCAAGGCATCGTGGGCGGCCGGGAGATGGGTTAAGCCATTATGTACGGCGTGGGCTGCTACGGTACGACATTGCGCCCCGCCAATTCCGCCAATGACGCCTGCGAGGAGAACGCTGGCATCAACCACCTGTTGCCAAGCTTCCCCGCCGGGATTTTTGAGGGCTTCGGCGGATTTTTGGA
Proteins encoded in this window:
- a CDS encoding aspartate aminotransferase codes for the protein MTLDWIHPADRLRSLPPYVFARLDELKARAREQGLDLIDLGMGNPDGPTPQPVVESAIAALQNPANHGYPPFEGTANFRRAITQWYHRRYGVSLDPDSEALPLLGSKEGLTHLALAYINPGDIVLVPTPAYPAHFRGPAIAGGVVHSMILKPENDWLIDLGAIPDEVARKAKVLYFNYPSNPTGATAPREFFEEIVAFARRYDILLVHDQAYAELAFDGYKPTSLLEIPGAKEIGVEFHTMSKTYNMAGWRVGFVVGNRHIIQGLRTLKTNLDYGIFAALQAAAETALQLPDHYLKEVQDRYRTRRDFLINGFAELGWTVPKTKATMYLWVPCPVGMGSTDFALDVLQKTGVVFTPGNAFGVAGEGYVRVSLIAECDRLQEALNRLKQANIRYQPDLQEQLSR
- a CDS encoding adenylate/guanylate cyclase domain-containing protein, whose translation is MNKLPKFRNLLISRLSRQLALWIFASIISIEAIILVPSYARRERELLAKTESIAQILVESIIALKQQNISEEMLLQQIEQLKDRTEIVGIAIYGGNYRLVMVVGEPPTIAIADLPNQDIVRFREGDRYDIAWSAMVLNQPYTLVVRNDIRPVYRELYAFTGRIFILVIIISVFVTGVMMLVLVKAVIYPILSLRNDLIAAGESLDRENKMTQFYAVSSRHNNELDDVMAAFNQTFERVNREIQQRQQAEAVLRLEQEKSEKLLLNILPEMIAIQLKQGQNKIAKGFTEATILFADIVGFTPLSARYSPEVLVELLNDIFSEFDQLTEQHGLEKIKTIGDAYMVVGGIPNPRPDCAAAIANFALDMQVKIQQVSDRCGEPLKLRIGINTGPVVAGVIGTKKFSYDLWGDAVNTASRMESQGIPGSIQVTETTYKRLCDRYSLVQRGSIPIKGKGMMTTYLLIGKKPTHDL
- a CDS encoding aldo/keto reductase, with the protein product MQYRRFGRTELSMPVFSCGGMRYQYKRQDTPRWRIPRDSQQNLEKTIARSLSVGINHIETARGYGTSEIQLGSILPKHQRDRLIVQTKVGPNADPKEFRRNLEKSLANLRLDSIDLLGIHGINTLENLHHTIRPGGCLDIARQLQNQGKIRFIGFSTHGPTDIIIQAIETDQFDYVNLHWYYINQTNWPAIEAAKRHDMGVFIISPSDKGGMLYNPPQRLVELCDPLSPMVFNDLFCLSQPQVHTLSIGAARPTDFDEHLKVLPLLDRADEILPPIVARLAQAACDRLGEDWMKTWDIGLPQHHETPGNVNIPVILGLRNLALAYDLVDFAKSRYNLLGNGGHWFPGQKADCIDELNLRSCLANSPHADIIPSLLKETHELLGDREIKRISQS